In a single window of the Pseudorca crassidens isolate mPseCra1 chromosome 9, mPseCra1.hap1, whole genome shotgun sequence genome:
- the DBX1 gene encoding homeobox protein DBX1, producing MMFPGLLAPPAGYPSLLRPTPTLTLPQSLQSAFSGHSSFLVEDLIRISRPPAYLPRSVPTASMSPPRQGAPAALTDTGASDLGSPGPGSRRGGSPQTAVSPASEPTFLKFGVNAILSSAPRTETSPALLQSVPPKTFAFPYFEGSFQPFIRSSYFPASSSVVPIPGTFSWPLAARGKPRRGMLRRAVFSDVQRKALEKMFQKQKYISKPDRKKLASKLGLKDSQVKIWFQNRRMKWRNSKERELLSSGGCREQTLPTKLNPHPDLSDVGQKGPGDDDDEEDEGPGSLRHRLVYHHPSPDPRHLRDPRLEGPLPHSPAHSGSPDKPSDFSDSEEDEEAEEEEITVS from the exons ATGATGTTCCCCGGCCTCCTCGCGCCCCCAGCCGGGTACCCCAGCCTCTTGCGCCCCACGCCCACCTTAACATTGCCCCAGTCCCTGCAGTCGGCATTTTCCGGCCACTcgagcttcctggtggaggatcTGATCCGCATCAGCCGACCCCCAGCCTACCTGCCCCGCAGCGTGCCCACCGCCAGCATGTCGCCCCCTAGGCAGGGGGCCCCTGCGGCTCTCACAGACACAGGGGCCTCGGACCTGGGCTCCCCGGGTCCAGGCAGCCGGCGGGGCGGCTCACCACAGACGGCCGTCTCCCCTGCCAGCGAGCCCACGTTTCTGAAGTTTGGAGTGAACGCCATCCTTTCTTCGGCGCCCAGAACTG AAACATCCCCCGCCTTGCTCCAGAGTGTCCCTCCCAAGACCTTCGCCTTTCCCTACTTTGAAGGCTCCTTCCAGCCTTTCATCAGATCTTCTTATTTCCCAG CGTCCTCCAGCGTCGTGCCCATCCCGGGGACCTTCTCCTGGCCACTGGCCGCTCGCGGCAAGCCTCGTAGGGGCATGCTGCGTCGAGCCGTGTTCTCCGACGTGCAGCGCAAGGCGCTGGAGAAGATGTTCCAGAAGCAGAAGTACATCAGCAAGCCCGACCGCAAGAAGCTGGCGTCCAAGCTGGGCTTGAAAGACTCACAG GTGAAAATCTGGTTCCAGAACCGACGCATGAAGTGGCGGAACTCCAAGGAGCGCGAGCTCCTGTCTAGCGGGGGCTGCCGCGAGCAGACCCTTCCCACCAAACTCAATCCGCACCCGGACCTCAGCGACGTGGGCCAGAAGGGTCCCGGGGACGAcgacgacgaggaggacgagggcCCGGGCAGCCTCCGCCACCGCCTGGTCTATCATCACCCGTCCCCCGACCCTCGGCACCTGCGGGACCCGCGCCTGGAAGGGCCGCTGCCCCACTCGCCCGCGCACTCTGGCAGCCCCGACAAACCTTCGGACTTCTCCGACTCCGAGGAGGATGAGGAGGCTGAGGAGGAGGAGATCACCGTGTCTTAG